From a region of the Bradyrhizobium sp. KBS0727 genome:
- a CDS encoding DUF1800 domain-containing protein: MARDSQAALVALNRFGFGARGGASGDFVNAASDPRGFVKAELLRPNGVLLEVPGLQSTAALGKAVFDYQFEIQQARDAAAKAAPATGTEAPAQPAPPDAKAQRRNLSLSSIAMDITAKEPQAKESQAKSGDGANATMADPSAKSAETMQPNAPKPPPQQLNIIQKTFRAEALARLQRATIADCGFVERLVVFWSNHFCISAGKGGLARMWAGSFEREAIRPHVLGRFADMLKAVEQHPAMLFFLDNQQSLGPDSRAGQNRNRGLNENLAREIMELHTLGVGGGYSQDDVTSLARIITGWTYAGRQGQLGTPGTFVFNANAHQPGAQRVMGKIYEANGVAQGEAVLSDIARHPSTAKFIATKLARHFVADDPPPALVARLSDVFVKTDGDLRALATALLNSDEAWQAPLTKMRSPYEFLVASGRLLAQIPGDPARYLGALNVLGQPLWAPAGPNGFPDSNAAWAAPEGMKLRLDISAQIASRLGDGIDPRALLELAAADAASEETRKTVERAESRQQALALLLMSPEFQRR, from the coding sequence ATGGCCCGCGATTCGCAAGCAGCCCTGGTTGCGCTCAATCGCTTCGGCTTCGGCGCGCGCGGCGGGGCATCCGGCGATTTCGTCAACGCCGCCTCCGATCCGCGCGGATTTGTGAAGGCCGAGCTTCTTCGCCCTAACGGCGTGCTGCTCGAAGTTCCCGGATTGCAGTCGACGGCGGCGCTCGGCAAGGCGGTGTTCGACTATCAGTTCGAGATCCAGCAGGCCCGCGACGCCGCCGCCAAGGCAGCACCCGCCACTGGCACCGAAGCGCCCGCCCAGCCGGCGCCGCCGGATGCGAAAGCGCAACGGCGAAACCTGTCGCTCAGCAGCATCGCCATGGACATCACGGCGAAGGAACCGCAGGCAAAGGAATCGCAGGCGAAGTCGGGCGACGGCGCCAATGCGACGATGGCCGATCCTTCAGCTAAGTCTGCCGAGACCATGCAGCCCAATGCGCCGAAGCCGCCGCCACAACAGCTCAACATCATCCAGAAAACCTTCCGCGCCGAGGCGCTGGCGCGGCTGCAGCGCGCCACCATTGCCGATTGCGGTTTCGTCGAGCGGCTGGTGGTGTTCTGGTCCAATCACTTCTGCATCTCGGCCGGCAAGGGTGGACTGGCGCGGATGTGGGCGGGCTCGTTCGAACGCGAGGCGATCCGGCCGCATGTGCTCGGCCGCTTCGCCGATATGCTGAAGGCGGTCGAACAGCATCCGGCGATGCTGTTTTTTCTCGACAACCAGCAGTCGCTCGGCCCGGACTCCCGCGCCGGCCAGAACCGCAACCGCGGCCTGAACGAAAATCTCGCGCGCGAGATCATGGAACTGCATACGCTCGGCGTCGGCGGCGGCTATTCGCAGGACGACGTCACCTCGCTGGCGCGCATCATCACCGGCTGGACCTATGCCGGACGCCAGGGCCAGCTCGGTACGCCCGGCACCTTCGTGTTCAACGCCAATGCGCATCAGCCGGGCGCCCAGCGCGTGATGGGCAAGATCTATGAAGCCAACGGCGTGGCGCAGGGCGAGGCGGTGCTGTCCGATATCGCGCGGCATCCGTCGACCGCGAAATTCATCGCCACCAAACTGGCGCGGCACTTCGTGGCTGATGATCCGCCGCCGGCGCTGGTGGCGCGGTTGAGCGATGTCTTCGTCAAGACCGACGGCGATCTGAGGGCGCTGGCGACGGCGCTATTGAATTCCGACGAAGCCTGGCAGGCGCCGCTGACCAAGATGCGCTCGCCTTACGAATTCCTGGTCGCGAGCGGGAGATTGCTCGCGCAAATTCCCGGCGATCCCGCCCGCTATCTCGGTGCCCTCAATGTGCTGGGGCAGCCGCTATGGGCGCCCGCCGGGCCGAACGGCTTTCCCGACAGCAACGCGGCATGGGCTGCACCGGAGGGCATGAAGCTGCGGCTCGATATCTCCGCGCAGATCGCTTCGCGGCTCGGTGACGGCATCGATCCCCGCGCTTTGCTCGAACTCGCCGCCGCGGACGCGGCCTCCGAGGAGACGCGCAAAACCGTCGAGCGCGCCGAATCGCGGCAGCAGGCGCTGGCGCTGTTGTTGATGTCGCCGGAATTCCAGAGGAGATGA
- a CDS encoding DUF1501 domain-containing protein, with protein sequence METTTTQTTMDCCEGLRASVTSRRALLLGGASFAAWAYLPKFARAADGRDPRLVVIILRGALDGLATVAPIGDPDYAGLHGAIALTSSGPNAALPLDSFFALHPSMPEFARMYRDKKAAVVHAVATSYRDRSHFDGQDVLESGFAGPGRVQSGWLNRALESLPRGDRVTSALAVGPTTPLVLRGAAPTVGWAPVALPQVADDTATRLAELYSHRDPALAMALTQGLALDKAAQGDDMKPKPGTNGVGAMRLVARGAAKLMMADDGPRIAALAFDGWDTHANEGGPVGRLAQLLGGLDGALAEFESGLGARWRDTVVVVATEFGRTARINGTQGTDHGTGTVALLAGGAVKGGRVISDWPGLKFANLYQGRDLAPTTDLRAVMKGVLHDQFGLGERVLAETVFPDSAPVKPMQGLVG encoded by the coding sequence ATGGAAACGACAACGACGCAAACCACCATGGATTGCTGCGAAGGCCTACGGGCTTCGGTAACGTCGCGGCGCGCGCTGTTGCTGGGCGGCGCGTCGTTTGCGGCCTGGGCCTACTTGCCGAAATTCGCGCGGGCCGCCGACGGGCGCGATCCGCGGCTGGTGGTCATCATCCTGCGCGGCGCGCTCGACGGGCTTGCCACCGTCGCGCCGATCGGCGACCCCGACTATGCCGGCCTGCATGGCGCGATCGCGCTAACGTCATCAGGTCCGAACGCGGCGCTGCCGCTGGATTCGTTCTTCGCGCTGCATCCGTCGATGCCGGAATTCGCGCGGATGTATCGCGACAAGAAGGCGGCGGTGGTTCACGCGGTGGCGACGTCCTATCGCGACCGCTCGCATTTCGACGGACAGGACGTGCTCGAAAGCGGCTTTGCCGGTCCCGGCCGGGTGCAATCCGGCTGGCTCAACCGCGCGCTGGAATCGCTGCCAAGAGGAGATCGCGTGACGAGCGCGCTCGCGGTCGGTCCGACCACGCCGCTGGTGTTGCGCGGCGCAGCACCAACGGTCGGCTGGGCGCCGGTCGCGTTGCCGCAGGTCGCCGACGATACCGCGACGCGGCTTGCCGAACTTTACAGCCACCGCGATCCGGCGCTGGCGATGGCGCTGACCCAGGGGCTCGCGCTCGACAAGGCGGCGCAGGGCGACGACATGAAGCCGAAGCCCGGCACCAATGGTGTCGGCGCGATGCGGCTGGTAGCGCGGGGGGCTGCGAAACTGATGATGGCCGACGACGGTCCGCGGATCGCCGCACTCGCCTTCGACGGCTGGGACACCCACGCCAATGAGGGCGGCCCGGTCGGCCGGCTGGCGCAACTGCTTGGTGGCCTCGATGGCGCGCTGGCGGAATTCGAAAGCGGGCTCGGCGCGCGCTGGCGCGACACCGTCGTCGTGGTCGCCACCGAATTCGGCCGCACCGCGCGCATCAACGGCACGCAAGGCACCGATCACGGCACCGGCACCGTCGCACTGCTCGCCGGCGGCGCGGTGAAGGGCGGCCGGGTGATCTCGGACTGGCCGGGCTTGAAGTTCGCCAATCTCTACCAGGGCCGCGACCTCGCCCCGACCACCGACCTGCGCGCCGTCATGAAAGGCGTGCTGCACGATCAGTTCGGTTTAGGGGAGCGGGTGCTGGCCGAAACCGTGTTCCCCGACAGCGCGCCGGTGAAGCCGATGCAGGGATTGGTGGGGTAA
- a CDS encoding aldo/keto reductase, whose product MQIRNLGGSGLRVSAVGLGCNNFGQRTDLETSRKVIHKAIDLGITLFDTADIYAGMGGSETVLGQVLGDRRKDIVLATKYAKPMSNDGTKQGASRRYIMSAVEASLTRLKTDYIDLYQQHDYDPLTPIEETLRALDDLVRQGKVRYIGNSNFPAWRIADAELVARQMNVNRFVSCQDEYSLVVRGIEKDLLPAAQQYKLGLLPFFPLASGLLTGKYQRGAAAPADTRFAKAPALKDRYVTPRNEDIVEKLETFAKARDHTMLELAFSWLAARPQVSSVIAGATRVEQVEQNVKAIGWTLSAEEMAEIDGITK is encoded by the coding sequence ATGCAAATTCGCAATCTCGGCGGCTCCGGCCTGCGCGTCTCCGCCGTCGGCCTCGGCTGCAACAATTTCGGCCAGCGCACCGACCTGGAGACTTCGCGCAAGGTGATCCACAAGGCGATCGACCTCGGTATCACGCTGTTCGATACCGCCGACATCTATGCCGGCATGGGCGGCTCCGAAACCGTGCTCGGCCAGGTGCTCGGCGATCGCCGCAAGGACATCGTGCTGGCGACCAAATATGCCAAGCCGATGAGCAACGACGGCACCAAGCAGGGCGCGTCGCGCCGCTACATCATGTCCGCCGTCGAAGCCAGCCTGACCCGGCTGAAGACCGACTACATCGACCTCTACCAGCAGCACGATTACGATCCCCTGACGCCGATCGAGGAAACCCTGCGCGCGCTCGACGATCTCGTTCGCCAGGGCAAGGTGCGCTACATCGGCAATTCGAATTTTCCGGCCTGGCGCATCGCGGACGCCGAACTGGTCGCGCGGCAGATGAACGTCAACCGCTTCGTCTCGTGCCAGGACGAATACAGCCTGGTGGTGCGCGGCATCGAAAAGGACCTGCTGCCGGCGGCGCAGCAATACAAACTGGGATTGTTGCCGTTCTTCCCGCTGGCGAGCGGCCTGTTGACCGGCAAGTACCAGCGCGGCGCGGCGGCTCCCGCCGACACGCGCTTCGCCAAGGCGCCCGCCCTGAAGGACCGCTACGTCACGCCGCGCAACGAAGACATCGTCGAGAAGCTCGAGACATTCGCGAAAGCGCGCGACCATACCATGCTCGAACTCGCCTTCTCCTGGCTCGCGGCGCGCCCGCAAGTCTCCAGCGTCATCGCCGGCGCCACCCGTGTCGAACAGGTCGAGCAGAACGTCAAGGCGATCGGCTGGACGCTGAGCGCGGAAGAAATGGCGGAGATCGACGGGATTACGAAGTAG
- a CDS encoding GNAT family N-acetyltransferase, with translation MPGDVTIRFVTRQDYAQWLPLWDGYNAFYGRSGPTALAPEITAMTWQRFFDGYEPVHALVADSGGELLGLTHYLFHRSTTAIEPTCYLQDLFTGAAARGKGVGRALIKGVYAQAQLAGSSRVYWQTHETNHTAMLLYDKVADKSGFVVYRKIF, from the coding sequence ATGCCCGGCGATGTCACCATCCGCTTCGTCACCCGCCAGGACTACGCGCAGTGGCTTCCGCTGTGGGACGGTTACAACGCGTTCTACGGCCGGTCGGGGCCGACCGCGCTGGCGCCTGAGATCACCGCGATGACGTGGCAGCGTTTCTTCGACGGCTATGAACCGGTGCACGCGCTGGTCGCCGACAGTGGCGGCGAACTGCTCGGGCTGACGCACTATCTGTTTCACCGTTCGACCACCGCCATCGAACCGACCTGCTATCTGCAGGACCTGTTCACCGGCGCCGCCGCACGCGGCAAGGGCGTCGGGCGGGCGCTGATCAAGGGCGTCTACGCCCAGGCGCAACTCGCCGGTTCGTCGCGCGTCTATTGGCAGACGCACGAGACCAACCACACCGCGATGCTGCTCTACGACAAGGTCGCGGACAAGTCGGGCTTCGTGGTCTACCGCAAGATATTCTGA
- a CDS encoding PAS-domain containing protein yields MRIDWRAISGPALTAATAAIAFVVDRHFVAVPNPAPLFVCIVALAASISGIVWGLISAAIAVASSAVFFLGHRAMPGYDMSDLARMGLLAATAAGTAVITGVLRQKWIDAFAWEQKHHATSARLSAALDQVDIGIVLLGPDTRAEFINRAFRDYFQLSDQQADSKPPFIALMYHGRDTGAWELPEDELGAFIARRTEAMRAGDSTPININLTSGEVLRFSCTALPDGGRMLSYTPVTDLVRHSDDPANADYYRSLRGGGSDRYLARRLRAAE; encoded by the coding sequence ATGCGGATCGACTGGCGCGCAATCTCGGGTCCCGCTTTGACGGCAGCAACGGCGGCGATCGCCTTCGTTGTCGACCGCCACTTCGTTGCCGTCCCCAATCCGGCTCCGCTGTTCGTCTGCATTGTCGCACTTGCCGCTTCGATCAGCGGCATTGTCTGGGGCCTGATCAGCGCTGCGATCGCGGTGGCGTCATCGGCGGTGTTCTTTCTCGGGCACCGCGCGATGCCTGGCTACGACATGTCGGATCTGGCGCGCATGGGACTATTGGCGGCGACCGCGGCCGGCACCGCCGTCATCACCGGGGTGTTGCGGCAGAAATGGATCGACGCCTTCGCCTGGGAGCAGAAGCACCATGCCACCTCCGCGCGGCTGTCGGCGGCGCTCGATCAGGTCGACATCGGCATCGTACTGCTCGGTCCGGACACCCGCGCGGAATTCATCAACCGCGCCTTCCGCGACTATTTCCAGCTCTCCGACCAGCAGGCCGACAGCAAGCCGCCCTTTATCGCGCTGATGTATCACGGCCGCGACACCGGCGCCTGGGAGCTGCCGGAGGACGAATTGGGCGCCTTCATCGCCAGGCGCACCGAGGCGATGCGCGCCGGCGATTCCACGCCGATCAACATCAATCTCACCAGCGGCGAGGTGCTGCGCTTCAGCTGCACGGCGCTGCCGGACGGCGGACGCATGCTGAGCTACACGCCCGTCACCGACCTCGTCCGTCACAGCGACGATCCCGCGAATGCCGACTACTACCGCTCGCTACGCGGCGGCGGCAGCGACCGCTACCTCGCCCGGCGGTTGCGCGCGGCGGAGTAA
- a CDS encoding DMT family protein has protein sequence MPTISPSILPILMLFASNVFMTFAWYGHLKFKESSLPLVIMVSWGIAFFEYWLAVPANRWGSAVYSAAQLKTMQEVITLVVFAGFSVLYLKEPLGWNHALGFGFIAAGAFFIFHKWS, from the coding sequence ATGCCGACGATCTCCCCCTCGATCCTGCCCATCCTGATGCTGTTTGCCTCCAATGTGTTCATGACCTTCGCCTGGTATGGCCATCTGAAATTCAAGGAAAGCTCGCTGCCGCTGGTGATCATGGTGAGCTGGGGCATCGCGTTCTTCGAATACTGGCTGGCGGTGCCGGCCAACCGATGGGGCAGCGCGGTCTATTCGGCGGCGCAGCTCAAGACCATGCAGGAAGTGATCACGCTGGTGGTGTTCGCCGGATTTTCGGTGCTGTATCTGAAGGAGCCGCTGGGGTGGAATCACGCGCTCGGATTTGGCTTCATCGCCGCCGGCGCGTTCTTTATTTTCCACAAATGGTCGTAG